From Pedobacter aquae:
GAAGTAATCTTACGTAACGAAAAACGTATGTTACAAGAAGCTGTTGATTCATTATTTGACAACTCACGTAAAGTGAATGCTGTTAAAACTGAAGGTAACAGAGCTTTAAAATCATTATCAGATATATTAAAAGGTAAGCAAGGACGTTTCCGTCAAAACTTACTAGGTAAACGTGTGGATTATTCTGGTCGTTCTGTAATTGTGGTAGGTCCTACCTTAAAATTACATGAGTGTGGTTTACCTAAAGATATGGCAGCAGAGCTATTTAAACCATTTATCATCCGTAAGATGATAGAGAGGGGAGTAGTTAAAACTGTTAAATCTGCAAAGAAAATTGTAGATAGAAAAGACCCTCTAGTTTGGGATATTTTAGAGAATGTATTAAAAGGACATCCGGTTCTTTTAAACAGGGCTCCTACACTTCACCGTTTAGGTATCCAGGCATTCCAACCTAAATTAGTGGAAGGTAAAGCTATCCAATTACACCCATTAGTTTGTACTGCATTTAACGCGGATTTTGACGGTGACCAGATGGCTGTTCACGTACCACTAGGTAACGCTGCTGTTTTGGAAGCCCAAATCTTGATGTTAGCATCGCACAACATTCTTAACCCAGCTAACGGAACTCCGGTAACGGTACCTTCGCAAGATATGGTTCTTGGTTTATACTACATGACTAAAGGTCGTAAGTCTGAGCCAGGACATCAAGTAAGAGGTGAAGGTTCTATTTTCTATTCTTCAGAAGAGGTAACTATTGCCTACAATGAGAAGCAAATAGATTTACACGCTTTTATTAAAGTAAAAGCTAAGGTTAAAGGTAAAGATGGTGTAATAGAAGCTAAAACTATCGAAACCACAGTTGGTAGGGTATTATTTAATGAAGTAGTACCAGAAGAGGTAGGTTTCATTAATGAATTGCTAACTAAGAAATCTCTTAGAGATATCATTGGAGAAGTGGTAAAAGTTACTGGTATGGCTAGAGCTGCAAACTTCTTAGATGAAATTAAGACTATGGGATTCCAGTATGCTTTCAGAGGAGGTTTATCTTTCAACTTGAAAGACTTAAATATCCCTACAGAGAAACATACTTTATTAGAGCAAGCTCGTAAAGAAGTTGAAGAGGTAATGAATAACTATAACATGGGTTTCATTACGAACAACGAACGTTACAACCAAATCATCGATATCTGGACTCGTATCAATAACAAACTGACATCGCATGTAATGCACCAGTTAACTAACGATAACCAAGGATTTAACTCTGTTTACATGATGTTAGATTCTGGAGCTCGTGGTTCTAAGGAGCAAATTCGTCAGCTTTGTGGTATGAGGGGATTGATGGCAAAACCGCAAAAATCAGGTTCAGGTGGTGAGATTATTGAGAACCCAATTCTTTCTAACTTTAAAGAAGGTTTATCAGTTCTTGAGTACTTTATCTCAACCCACGGTGCTCGTAAAGGTCTTGCGGATACAGCGTTAAAAACTGCTGATGCTGGTTACTTAACTCGTCGTTTACATGACGTTGCACAGGATATGGTTATTAAAGCACACGATTGTGGTACTTTAAGAGGTATGTTCACTACAGCGTTAAAAGATAACGAGGATATTGTTGAACCACTATACGATAGAATTTTAGGTCGTACTTCATTACACGATGTTTACCATCCATTAACCAATGAATTGTTAGTTGGTGCTAATGAAGATATTACTGAAGAAATCGCTAAAACAATAGAAGAATCTCCATTAGAGGGAGTTGAAATTCGTTCTGTATTAACTTGTGAGTCTCCAAGAGGGGTTTGTGCATTATGTTACGGAAGAAACTTAGCTTCAGGTAAACGTGTTCAGATGGGTGAGGCAGTTGGAGTAATTGCAGCACAGTCTATTGGTGAGCCAGGTACACAGTTAACGCTTCGTACTTTCCACGTGGGTGGTACTGCATCTAACATTGCAGCAGAATCTCAAATCAATGCTAAGTTTGATGGTGTTATCGAGTTTGAAAACATCAGAACAGTTGATTACGATACAGAAGAAGGCAAAGTTGAGGTTGTATTAGGTCGTTCTGGAGAGTTTAAAATTGTTGATCCAAATAGCGGAAGAGTTATTGTTACAAATAATATCCCTTACGGTTCTTATTTATATGTTAAAGAAGGAGCTAAATTAACTAAAGGAGATAAGATTTGTTCATGGGATCCATACAATGCAGTTATTATATCTGAGTTCTCTGGTAAGGTTGAATTTGAATCGGTTATAGAAGGTGTTACCTTCCGTGAAGAATCAGATGAGCAAACTGGACACAGAGAGAAAGTGATCATTGATACTAGAGATAAAACTAAAAACCCTGTTGTTAAAATTGTTGACAAAAAAGGTGGTTCTATTAGAGAATATAACATTCCGGTAGGAGCGCATATTGTTGTAGACGAAGGAGACGAAGTTAAAATGGGTGAAATCTTAGTTAAGATTCCTCGTACAACTGGTAAAACAAGAGATATTACAGGTGGTTTACCTCGTGTAACCGAATTATTTGAAGCTAGAAACCCATCTAACCCAGCTGTTATTACAGAGATTGATGGTGTAGTAACTTTAGGAGGTGTTAAACGTGGTAACCGTGAGGTAACTATAGAATCTAGAGACGGACAAGTTAAAAAATACTTGGTGCCATTATCTAAACATATTTTAGTACAGGATAACGACTTTGTTAAAGCTGGTATGGCATTATCTGATGGAGCAACTTCTCCGGGTGACATCTTATCAATTAAAGGTCCTGCGGCTGTACAAGAGTATCTTGTTAATGGAATTCAAGAGGTTTACCGTTTACAAGGTGTGAAAATTAACGATAAGCACTTTGAGACTATTGTTCACCAAATGATGCAGAAAGTAATGATTGAGGATGCTGGTGATACGAAATTCTTAGAAAAAGAAGCGGTAGATAGATTTGATTTCTCTATAGAGAATGATAGTATCTATGATAAGATGGTAGTTGAAGATCCAGGAGATTCTAATGCTTTAAAACCAGGTCAGATTATTTCTGTACGTAAATTACGTGATGAGAACTCACAATTGAAACGTAAAGATTTGAAACTGGTTACTGCAAGAGAGGCTCGTCCGGCAACGGCAAGTCCAATGCTACAAGGTATTACTAGAGCATCTTTAGGTACTAAATCATTTATTTCAGCTGCATCGTTCCAGGAAACTACTAAAGTTCTTAACGAAGCTGCAATTGCTGGTAAACGTGATAATCTATTAGGATTGAAAGAAAACGTAATTGTTGGTCACTTAATCCCGTCTGGTACAGGTTTAAGAGATTACGAAAGAATTATTGTTGGATCTCAAGAAGAATACGATAAATTAATGGCCTCTAAAGAAGAGGAAGAAGAGGTTGAAGCATAGTAAATCTTTAAAATAATAAAGAGCCTGCTAGAAATAGCAGGCTTTTTTTGTTTTGTTGACAGCTTTGTTTATACTTGATATTTTAAGAGCAAAATATAATGGAAGAAGCACAAGATAACCAATTGAACATCGAATTATCAGAAGAAATAGCAGAAGGTGTATATTCTAACCTAGCTATTATTACCCATTCTAATAGTGAATTTGTACTAGATTTTATTAGGGTGATGCCTGGTATACCAAAGGCTAAAGTGAAAAGTAGAATTGTATTAACCCCAGACCATGCAAAGAGGCTTTTATTAGCTTTAGAAGATAATATCGCTAAGTTTGAAATGATAAATGGCCCGATAAAAGGCGGTGGAGAACCTAATAATGGAATGCCTTTTAATTTTGGCGGACCAACCGCACAAGCTTAAACATGAGAAGGAGAGGTGATTTCTTTTTCAATAAAGGAAATCACCTCTTTTTCTTCTTCTGGCTTAAACCAATGTATATTTTCTGTTTTCCTAAACCAAGTAAGCTGTCTTTTAGCAAATCTTCTGGTGTTTTGCTTAATAGCATCAATAGCTTTTGGCAGAGTTATTCTACCGTCTAAATAGTCGAATATTTCAGAATAGCCAACGGTATTAAGGCTATTTAAGTGCTTATCATCTTGTAAGGCTTTTACCTCCTCAACTAAGCCTTGGGCTATCATTAAATCTACCCTTTTATTGATTCTTGCATAAAGTTCTTCTCTTGGTGTATCTAAGCCAATGATGATACTCTTAAAAGGGCGTTCTTTTTTAAGACCGGTACGAAAAGAAGAAAATGGTTTACCTGTTGCGTGATAAACTTCTAGAGCTCTTATGATACGCTGTGGGTTATGAATGTCAACTTCGGCATAATAAGTTGGGTCTATTTCTTGCAACTCGCTCTGTAAAGCGCTTATACCTTTGTTAATGAGTTGATCATTAAGATGTGCTCTAACTTCTTCGTTTACCGGAGGAAGCTCATCAAAACCATTTAGTACTGCATTGATATATAGGCCAGAACCACCAACCATGACCAAAATATCATGATTTTTGAAAAGTTGATTTAGGAGCTCTAAAGCCTCTTTTTCGTAAGAACCTACACTTACTTGTTCTTTTATGCTATGCGAATTGATGAAATGATGTTTGGCAGCCTGAAGCTCTTCATGTGTAGGTTTTGCAGTTCCTATACTCATTTCTTTAAAAAACTGTCTACTATCTGCAGATACAATTTCAGTATTGAAATGCTGTGCAATTTTAATAGCGAGGGCAGTTTTTCCTATGGCTGTTGGGCCTGCAATTACAATAAGAACTTTGTCTTTATTCATGCTGTTTTAAACAAAAAATCCGGCTTAAACCGGATTTTAATATAGTGTTTTATACTTATTCTCTGTCATAATCATCCTGATCGAAGTTTTCATTATCAGAAAACTCATCAGAAAATTCATCACTTTCTTCTTCCTCGTCTTCCCCTTCTTCTGTATCAGAATTTAGGGCTTCTAATTCATCCTCATCGGCAATTAAAATAGTTTCATCTTCTAAGAAATCTGGATCTTCATCGCCCGTAATTTCATCAGGTGAACCAATGATATTGCTCAGGATTTTTGGTGCTTCACCTACAGCTTTAAATACCAAAGGATAAGTTTGGGTTGGGTTATTCTCTAAAATTTTAATGAGCTCTACATGAAAATCAAAAGGTTTATCAAAATTATAGATGTAATAAAATTTTTGATGTGGGTCATCTATATGGCTGCTTAATTTTGCATTCTCCATTAAACTTACGCCACGGCTTATTTTTCTTTCATTTGGAAGGTAAGCAATTTCTTCATTTTTTATCCAATGGTCATTACTTACATAAAAAGAAGAAGACTTCTCCGGATCATAACCTATAGATTTATGAATTGCATAATGCAAATCTTTAAAAGTTTGATTTGATTTAATATCAATCTCTCTGATTACATCATCGTAATCCTCAAAACTTATCCTGAATCTGTAAACTGCCATGCTGCAAAAATAATTTTTATGAGGGATTTTTCTTAATTTATTTCACCTTAGTTGATAAATAAAAAGAAAACCTAATCTAGTTCTTTTTCAATTTTAAGCCCAAGTTCTATGCCTGTTTTTTTCATGAAGTAGAGGGCTTCAGAACGGTTATTTGATATGTCTCCTTCTAAGATAGCTTCTCTAATCTTGTTTTTAATGATACCAACCTCTTTACCTGCTTCTAAGTTAAAGGTTTTCATAATATCTTCACCGGTAACAGGGGGCTGCCAATTTCTTATTTTATCTCTTTCTTCAACATCTTTAAGCTTTTGTTTCACCAGCTCAAAATTGTTTCTATATTTTTTAACCTTGTACTCGTTTTTGGTAGTCACATCTGCCTGGCATAAGAGCATTAAAGCCTCTGTATGTTCGCCTGCTTCAAATAGCAATCTTCTTACGGCAGAATCTGTTACTACCTCTTGCGCCAATACAATAGGACGAAGATGAAGCTGAACCAGTAGCTGCACAAACTTCATTTTATCGTTAAGTGGGAGCTTTAAATCGGCAAATATTTTAGGAACCATTCTAGCTCC
This genomic window contains:
- a CDS encoding DUF3467 domain-containing protein is translated as MEEAQDNQLNIELSEEIAEGVYSNLAIITHSNSEFVLDFIRVMPGIPKAKVKSRIVLTPDHAKRLLLALEDNIAKFEMINGPIKGGGEPNNGMPFNFGGPTAQA
- the miaA gene encoding tRNA (adenosine(37)-N6)-dimethylallyltransferase MiaA, with protein sequence MNKDKVLIVIAGPTAIGKTALAIKIAQHFNTEIVSADSRQFFKEMSIGTAKPTHEELQAAKHHFINSHSIKEQVSVGSYEKEALELLNQLFKNHDILVMVGGSGLYINAVLNGFDELPPVNEEVRAHLNDQLINKGISALQSELQEIDPTYYAEVDIHNPQRIIRALEVYHATGKPFSSFRTGLKKERPFKSIIIGLDTPREELYARINKRVDLMIAQGLVEEVKALQDDKHLNSLNTVGYSEIFDYLDGRITLPKAIDAIKQNTRRFAKRQLTWFRKTENIHWFKPEEEKEVISFIEKEITSPSHV
- a CDS encoding IS1096 element passenger TnpR family protein → MAVYRFRISFEDYDDVIREIDIKSNQTFKDLHYAIHKSIGYDPEKSSSFYVSNDHWIKNEEIAYLPNERKISRGVSLMENAKLSSHIDDPHQKFYYIYNFDKPFDFHVELIKILENNPTQTYPLVFKAVGEAPKILSNIIGSPDEITGDEDPDFLEDETILIADEDELEALNSDTEEGEDEEEESDEFSDEFSDNENFDQDDYDRE
- the rpoC gene encoding DNA-directed RNA polymerase subunit beta'; the encoded protein is MSYKKDNKIKSNFTSITISLSSPEAILERSSGEVLKPETINYRTYKPERDGLFCERIFGPVKDYECHCGKYKRIRYKGIVCDRCGVEVTEKKVRRERMGHINLVVPVAHIWYFRSLPNKIGYLLGLPTKKLDLIIYYERYVVIQSGLMADQGINYMDFLTEEEYLDILDKLPKENQYLDDKDPNKFIAKMGAEALEDLLRRLDLDTLSYDLRHQAANETSQQRKNEALKRLQVVEAFRGSKGRIENNPEWMIVKIVPVIPPELRPLVPLEGGRFATSDLNDLYRRVIIRNNRLKRLMEIKAPEVILRNEKRMLQEAVDSLFDNSRKVNAVKTEGNRALKSLSDILKGKQGRFRQNLLGKRVDYSGRSVIVVGPTLKLHECGLPKDMAAELFKPFIIRKMIERGVVKTVKSAKKIVDRKDPLVWDILENVLKGHPVLLNRAPTLHRLGIQAFQPKLVEGKAIQLHPLVCTAFNADFDGDQMAVHVPLGNAAVLEAQILMLASHNILNPANGTPVTVPSQDMVLGLYYMTKGRKSEPGHQVRGEGSIFYSSEEVTIAYNEKQIDLHAFIKVKAKVKGKDGVIEAKTIETTVGRVLFNEVVPEEVGFINELLTKKSLRDIIGEVVKVTGMARAANFLDEIKTMGFQYAFRGGLSFNLKDLNIPTEKHTLLEQARKEVEEVMNNYNMGFITNNERYNQIIDIWTRINNKLTSHVMHQLTNDNQGFNSVYMMLDSGARGSKEQIRQLCGMRGLMAKPQKSGSGGEIIENPILSNFKEGLSVLEYFISTHGARKGLADTALKTADAGYLTRRLHDVAQDMVIKAHDCGTLRGMFTTALKDNEDIVEPLYDRILGRTSLHDVYHPLTNELLVGANEDITEEIAKTIEESPLEGVEIRSVLTCESPRGVCALCYGRNLASGKRVQMGEAVGVIAAQSIGEPGTQLTLRTFHVGGTASNIAAESQINAKFDGVIEFENIRTVDYDTEEGKVEVVLGRSGEFKIVDPNSGRVIVTNNIPYGSYLYVKEGAKLTKGDKICSWDPYNAVIISEFSGKVEFESVIEGVTFREESDEQTGHREKVIIDTRDKTKNPVVKIVDKKGGSIREYNIPVGAHIVVDEGDEVKMGEILVKIPRTTGKTRDITGGLPRVTELFEARNPSNPAVITEIDGVVTLGGVKRGNREVTIESRDGQVKKYLVPLSKHILVQDNDFVKAGMALSDGATSPGDILSIKGPAAVQEYLVNGIQEVYRLQGVKINDKHFETIVHQMMQKVMIEDAGDTKFLEKEAVDRFDFSIENDSIYDKMVVEDPGDSNALKPGQIISVRKLRDENSQLKRKDLKLVTAREARPATASPMLQGITRASLGTKSFISAASFQETTKVLNEAAIAGKRDNLLGLKENVIVGHLIPSGTGLRDYERIIVGSQEEYDKLMASKEEEEEVEA